A region of Micromonospora sp. WMMD882 DNA encodes the following proteins:
- a CDS encoding hydroxymethylglutaryl-CoA synthase translates to MRVGIEKLNLYGGRAYLSIADLASARGNNLAELERRQMVPYESRSIIPPYEDPVTLAVNAAERLLTDDDREQIELVVVATESAVDFGKPISTWVQRHSRLPAHSRNFEVKHMCYGGTAALRVAASWVASGVRPGRKALVINSDLSRTRNHVQTEDDDLGELMAGGSAVAMLVSAEPTVFELELEKAGYWTNELSDALRPNSRTEIITGQTSFYSYLDALEETYERYEQLVGEIDFDTYFRKNIYHAPFPGMTRVAHRTLLNRIGGYDKAAVEASWRERVAESTHFARRIGSAYGASTFICLLGMLHAGSGFTTGDRFSVFAYGSGCQAEFYSGLVGADAQAYVRGLDLDAHLDSRVRLGVEQYEQIEKACESNIDERSYQPLTQDVGDLYAQRYAGQRLLVLEGVRDYHRHYTWS, encoded by the coding sequence ATGCGGGTAGGCATCGAGAAGCTGAATCTGTACGGCGGTCGCGCGTACCTGTCGATCGCCGACCTCGCCTCGGCGCGCGGCAACAACCTGGCCGAGCTGGAACGCCGCCAGATGGTGCCGTACGAGTCCCGGTCGATCATCCCCCCGTACGAGGACCCGGTGACCCTCGCGGTCAACGCCGCCGAACGGCTGCTCACCGACGACGACCGGGAGCAGATCGAGCTGGTGGTGGTGGCCACCGAGTCCGCCGTGGACTTCGGCAAACCCATCTCCACCTGGGTGCAGCGGCACAGCCGGCTGCCCGCGCACAGCCGCAACTTCGAGGTCAAGCACATGTGCTACGGCGGCACGGCCGCGCTGCGGGTCGCCGCGTCCTGGGTCGCCTCCGGCGTGCGCCCCGGCAGGAAGGCCCTGGTGATCAACAGCGATCTCAGCCGCACCCGCAACCACGTGCAGACCGAGGACGACGACCTGGGCGAGCTGATGGCCGGCGGCAGCGCGGTGGCGATGCTGGTCAGCGCCGAGCCGACCGTGTTCGAGCTGGAGCTGGAGAAGGCCGGTTACTGGACCAACGAGCTGTCCGACGCGCTGCGCCCCAACTCCCGTACCGAGATCATCACCGGGCAGACCAGCTTCTACTCGTACCTGGACGCGCTGGAGGAGACGTACGAGCGGTACGAGCAGCTCGTCGGCGAGATCGACTTCGACACGTACTTCCGGAAGAACATCTACCACGCGCCGTTCCCCGGCATGACCAGGGTCGCCCACCGGACCCTGCTCAACCGGATCGGCGGCTACGACAAGGCCGCCGTCGAGGCGAGCTGGCGGGAGCGGGTCGCCGAGAGCACCCACTTCGCCCGCCGGATCGGCAGCGCGTACGGCGCGTCCACGTTCATCTGCCTGCTCGGCATGCTGCACGCCGGCAGCGGCTTCACCACCGGGGACCGGTTCTCCGTGTTCGCGTACGGCTCCGGCTGTCAGGCCGAGTTCTACAGCGGCCTGGTCGGCGCCGACGCGCAGGCGTACGTGCGGGGTCTCGACCTGGACGCGCACCTGGACTCCCGGGTCCGGCTCGGCGTCGAGCAGTACGAGCAGATCGAGAAGGCCTGCGAGTCCAACATCGACGAACGCAGCTACCAGCCGCTGACCCAGGACGTCGGCGACCTGTACGCGCAGCGCTACGCCGGTCAGCGGCTGCTCGTCCTGGAGGGCGTCCGCGACTACCACCGCCACTACACGTGGAGCTGA
- a CDS encoding polyketide synthase, which yields MIEVTADGSGIVRLAVCDPERENRLSAELVDALMATLDKLAADPSVKVLLVTGTREVWCAGGTLTMLKEMASGVYDERRLLALSDRLLSFPVPVVGALEGHAVGGGLALALCCDLTVAAEERRYAVNSASMGFAPAMGLSVLLPAAVGHHVAAEMIFTGKYYKGRELADRRLFNAVVPGDEVLAHATDLAEQIAEKPRYVLELLKETLALPKRHLLQEAVAREPLMNRICFNQPGSDALLDQTYLN from the coding sequence ATGATCGAGGTGACCGCCGACGGGTCGGGCATCGTCCGGCTCGCCGTCTGCGACCCGGAACGGGAGAACCGGCTCAGCGCCGAGCTGGTCGACGCGCTGATGGCGACGCTGGACAAGCTGGCCGCCGACCCGTCGGTCAAGGTGCTGCTGGTGACCGGCACCCGGGAGGTGTGGTGCGCCGGCGGCACCCTCACCATGCTCAAGGAGATGGCCAGCGGCGTCTACGACGAGCGCCGCCTGCTGGCCCTCTCCGACCGGCTGCTCTCCTTCCCGGTGCCGGTGGTCGGCGCGTTGGAGGGGCACGCCGTCGGCGGCGGGCTGGCCCTGGCGCTGTGCTGCGACCTGACCGTCGCCGCCGAGGAGCGTCGCTACGCGGTCAACTCGGCCAGCATGGGGTTCGCCCCGGCGATGGGGTTGTCGGTGCTGCTGCCCGCCGCCGTCGGCCACCACGTCGCCGCCGAGATGATCTTCACGGGGAAGTACTACAAGGGCCGGGAGCTGGCCGACCGCCGGCTGTTCAACGCGGTCGTCCCCGGCGACGAGGTGCTCGCCCACGCCACCGACCTGGCCGAGCAGATCGCCGAGAAACCCCGCTACGTGCTGGAGCTGCTCAAGGAGACCCTCGCGCTGCCCAAACGGCACCTCCTCCAGGAAGCCGTCGCCCGGGAGCCGCTGATGAACCGGATCTGTTTCAACCAGCCCGGCAGCGACGCGCTGCTCGACCAGACGTACCTCAACTGA
- a CDS encoding enoyl-CoA hydratase/isomerase family protein translates to MELTVMDRAVRVEMADGVCFVTLVAAANGNAINFDLIDGLEEALDAVDADPACRALVLTAEGDTFCRGLDLEAFFVHGRLPDRDQLRRLPACLARLRRARVPVLAVADGEAMGGGVGLLAACDLVLGAPNARFMLSEPIVGLVPATIVPFLLLRVGPARLRAMTLSTRGVGAAEAHVYGLVDELVTGGVEAALRAQLQRIFRSAPQALAETKRYYDRCSAADLDEQIETGLDLFTGWLARPDVRDGVTAFGEGFAPPWFARYRGRMDVPGHSGT, encoded by the coding sequence GTGGAGCTGACCGTCATGGACCGCGCGGTGCGCGTCGAGATGGCCGACGGCGTCTGCTTCGTCACGCTCGTCGCGGCGGCCAACGGCAACGCCATCAACTTCGACCTGATCGACGGCCTGGAGGAGGCCCTCGACGCGGTGGACGCCGACCCGGCCTGCCGGGCGCTGGTGCTCACCGCCGAGGGGGACACGTTCTGCCGGGGTCTCGACCTGGAGGCGTTCTTCGTCCACGGCCGGCTGCCCGACCGCGACCAGTTGCGCCGGCTGCCGGCCTGCCTGGCCCGGCTGCGCCGCGCCCGGGTGCCGGTGCTCGCCGTCGCCGACGGCGAGGCCATGGGCGGCGGCGTCGGCCTGCTCGCCGCCTGCGACCTGGTGCTGGGCGCCCCGAACGCCCGGTTCATGCTCTCCGAGCCGATCGTCGGGCTGGTGCCGGCCACCATCGTGCCGTTCCTGCTGCTGCGCGTCGGCCCGGCCCGACTGCGGGCGATGACCCTGAGCACCCGGGGAGTCGGGGCCGCCGAGGCGCACGTCTACGGCCTGGTCGACGAGCTGGTCACCGGCGGCGTCGAGGCGGCGCTGCGGGCCCAGCTCCAGCGGATCTTCCGGTCCGCGCCGCAGGCGCTGGCCGAGACCAAGCGCTACTACGACAGGTGCAGCGCCGCCGACCTGGACGAGCAGATCGAGACCGGCCTGGACCTGTTCACCGGCTGGCTGGCCCGGCCCGACGTCCGGGACGGGGTCACCGCGTTCGGGGAGGGCTTCGCGCCGCCGTGGTTCGCACGCTATCGAGGGCGGATGGATGTTCCAGGTCATTCGGGTACGTGA
- a CDS encoding polyketide synthase, which produces MFQVIRVREVEPGIAELTLDDAEHDNRLSDRLCDELLAALAQLAADPTLKVLLLRGRPDVFCAGATMDALRRVLAGTLHVKDLLLSRPLLDFPVPVVGALEGHAVGGGLVLALCCDLVVAARDRRYSMNFARMGFTPAMGTTALLPAAVGTATAAEMILTARYHRGRDLDGRAFFNAVVPAATVYEVALEHARRIAEKPRHVLELTKETLAQPRRQLLREAMSREHLMHRVCFGRPEVADIVAETYLT; this is translated from the coding sequence ATGTTCCAGGTCATTCGGGTACGTGAGGTGGAGCCCGGCATCGCCGAGCTGACCCTCGACGACGCCGAACACGACAACCGGCTCAGCGACCGGCTCTGCGACGAGCTGCTGGCCGCCCTGGCACAGCTCGCCGCCGACCCGACGCTGAAGGTGCTGCTGCTGCGCGGCCGACCCGACGTGTTCTGCGCCGGTGCCACCATGGACGCGCTGCGCCGGGTGCTGGCCGGCACGCTGCACGTCAAGGACCTGCTGCTGTCCCGCCCCCTGCTGGACTTCCCGGTGCCGGTCGTCGGCGCGCTGGAGGGCCACGCCGTCGGCGGCGGCCTGGTCCTGGCGCTCTGCTGCGACCTGGTGGTGGCCGCCCGCGACCGCCGCTACAGCATGAACTTCGCCCGGATGGGCTTCACCCCGGCGATGGGCACCACCGCGCTGCTGCCCGCCGCCGTGGGGACCGCCACCGCCGCCGAGATGATCCTGACCGCCCGCTACCACCGGGGCCGCGACCTCGACGGCCGCGCCTTCTTCAACGCCGTCGTCCCGGCCGCCACGGTGTACGAGGTGGCGCTGGAACACGCCCGACGCATCGCCGAGAAACCCCGTCACGTGCTGGAGCTGACCAAGGAGACCCTGGCCCAGCCGCGACGGCAACTGCTGCGCGAGGCGATGTCCCGCGAGCACCTCATGCACCGGGTCTGCTTCGGCCGGCCCGAGGTCGCGGACATCGTCGCCGAGACCTACCTCACCTGA
- a CDS encoding phosphopantetheine-binding protein, with protein sequence MDRQHVVDVVTKHIRLNAEDLDDKPIDTARSMKEFGLGSLDIVEIVSASMRELKIRVPRTELANLSNIDELVDLFLKVKQEQ encoded by the coding sequence ATGGACCGTCAACACGTCGTGGACGTGGTCACCAAGCACATCCGGCTCAACGCCGAGGACCTGGACGACAAGCCGATCGACACCGCCCGGTCGATGAAGGAGTTCGGCCTCGGCAGTCTCGACATCGTCGAGATCGTGTCGGCCTCGATGCGGGAGCTGAAGATCCGGGTGCCCCGTACCGAGCTGGCGAACCTGTCCAACATCGACGAACTCGTCGACCTGTTCCTGAAGGTCAAGCAGGAGCAGTAG
- a CDS encoding type I polyketide synthase, whose protein sequence is MAPERSHRPSSRPAAEPIAVIGLSCRFPGATDADAFWRLLVDGGDAVTEVPRDRWDVDAHYDPDLAEPGTTNSRWGGFVDGVDLFDSHFFGISPGEATSMDPQHRMLLEVTWEALERAGIAPARLAGSATGVYVGIGTDDYARVAFDDPTNLNAYYVTGNALSIAVNRLSHLLDLRGPSLALDTGCSSSLVAVHLACQALRSGNTSVALAGGVNLMLSPTATIGLSQTWMMAADGRCKSFDAAADGYVRGEGCGIVVLKRLADARRDGDPVLAVIHGTAMNQNGRGEALTAPNAHAQEAVVRDALRDAGVDPDQVDLIEAHGVGTPLADVVEATALNRVFGPGRPADRPCVLGSVKTNIGHLELAAGVASLIKVVLSLQHGAIPPHLHLDTVNPATGLADAPFLLPATPLPWPRAERPRLAGVNSFGLGGVNVHLVVAEPPTGEPAPAAPPAAPALLPLSARNAAALRDLAERYVTLLTAPDAPDLRAVCATAASGRTHFAYRLAVVAADAPTAAARLTDWLADVPHPDVRHGVADRGAHDPGEGDPDARHGVAEASPGGDDPHAHADRYVAGDDPWTPADAGRQPRVVLPTYPFQRKRYWIADRPADRAARTPEAPELVRRIAEAPPARRRDRLADAIGSLVAETLGVEDGRAVDPGQGFFALGMTSLMAVELQNRLQRALGDTYRLPPTLVFQHPSVAALTDHLAGEVFRLDTPREPAPRPPALTADALAALSEEEALTLLRRHLTSGVATELSPVKQALLAVAGETSTARPAPDEPIAVVGLGCRLPGGVESVAGFWEVLSGGVESVGVVPGDRWDVEGFFDADPEVVGRSYTRAGHFVSGVDGFDAGFFGVSPREAVSLDPQQRLLLEVAWEALEDAGVVPERLRGTRTGVFVGLISNEYMQLQLKLADPTIIDTYYGTGNIGSAVAGRLSYLLGLHGPSLMVDTACSSSLVAVHLAVRSLRSGESDLALAAGVNLMIIPESHIFLSRARALSPDGRCKTFDASADGYGRGEGCGVVVLKRLSDARRDGDRVLAVVRGTAVNHDGPSSGLTVPNGVAQQALVRAALADAGVEPADVDYVEAHGTGTPLGDPIEVAALGTVLGERRPADRPLLLGSVKANIGHLEAAAGVTGLIKTVLALRHEQVPPQVNFTNVNPRISLTEIPARIPVTPTDWPRGERPRIAGVSSFGMSGTNAHVVVGEAPEAVEVGVSERSVHVLPLSARDEVALRVLAQRYVDLLDRPGGPAWGVVCAGAAVTRSRFGCRLAVVASDVVEGVSRLRGWLAGEADPRFVVSGVVVPGSGVRVGWLFTGQGAQYVGMARGLYESVSVFRVELDRCAAVLDVELGRSLLEVLFSSGDDASVLDGTGFTQPVLFAVEWALAAVWRSWGVVPDVVGGHSVGELVAACVAGVLSVEDGLRLVVARAGLMQGLPSGGGMVAVALSEDAVLPLLVGSGVVVAAVNSPVETVVAGSVEALDVLRGRLAVDGVKSSVLRVSHAFHSPLMEPMVSAFRDVAGSVEFRRPERTVVSGVTGAVADGSMGSADYWVGHVLAPVRFADGVRALVGEGCSVVQEIGPHPVLLASARLCVDDDGGVLWLPSLRRGRDDWRQMMTAVANLFVRGVELDWVAVTAGVPSRVVDLPTYPFQRQRYWVDTSRLAPPRSTDDGDWLYEPTWQPREEDPSTIDGGSDPGQWLILADSSGVGASVAAALRADGDRCHLVQAGDRYAALGGDAWQVDPGRPEHFRRLLDDTGASTGVVHLWSLDHDPAAARDDLTAAHVRSCASLLHLVQAVAPQEALSTLRIWVVTAGAQPVSGAAAPAAPYQTPVWGLGAVVGLEHPHLWGGLIDLDPDADSPADALVTSLRSADGEDQVAWRGGRRHVARVVRATSTPPADPPEISADGTHLVTGGLGALGLLTARWLVDRGARHVVLVGRRGPTDATGEIIRDLTGQGAHVHVLQGDVSRADDVRRILTEIDTTMPPLRGVFHAAGVLDDGVLHQQSWERFERVFAPKVSGAWHLHRLTRDLPLDHFVLFSSIASLLGAPGQGNYAAANAFLDGLAHHRRALGLPALSVNWGAWGDSGMAAALTDRDQQRWTDRGVGVIPPDRGLRLLGRVMAGHTPQVGVAPVDWSRYAERYPLGAARPLLTDLLPPRPTGAPATAATTSGFRLRERYETMPDADRRVALAGYVTGELAAILMLDEESLDPRKGLFDLGMDSLMALEFTNRVQAAFDHELPTTLLFNYPTVEAVVAHLDSLLFEQRRPEPDSPAAPDPGDDLAALLDNLEQLSDDEIDRLLANGSTPEGQA, encoded by the coding sequence ATGGCCCCGGAGCGTAGTCACCGCCCGTCGTCCCGGCCCGCCGCCGAGCCGATCGCCGTGATCGGCCTGAGCTGCCGGTTCCCCGGCGCCACCGACGCCGACGCCTTCTGGCGTCTGCTCGTCGACGGCGGGGACGCGGTCACCGAGGTCCCCCGGGACCGCTGGGACGTCGACGCGCACTACGACCCGGACCTCGCCGAGCCCGGCACCACGAACAGCCGCTGGGGCGGCTTCGTCGACGGGGTGGACCTGTTCGACAGCCACTTCTTCGGCATCTCGCCGGGCGAGGCGACCAGCATGGACCCGCAGCACCGCATGCTGCTGGAGGTCACCTGGGAGGCGCTGGAACGGGCCGGGATCGCCCCGGCCCGGCTCGCCGGCAGCGCCACCGGGGTCTACGTGGGCATCGGCACCGACGACTACGCCCGGGTCGCCTTCGACGACCCGACCAACCTCAACGCCTACTACGTCACCGGCAACGCGCTCAGCATCGCCGTCAACCGGCTGTCGCACCTGCTGGACCTGCGTGGCCCCAGCCTCGCCCTGGACACCGGCTGCTCGTCGTCCCTGGTCGCCGTGCACCTGGCCTGCCAGGCCCTGCGCTCGGGCAACACCAGCGTCGCCCTCGCCGGCGGCGTCAACCTCATGCTCTCGCCCACCGCCACCATCGGGCTCTCCCAGACCTGGATGATGGCCGCCGACGGGCGCTGCAAGAGCTTCGACGCCGCCGCCGACGGCTACGTCCGCGGCGAGGGCTGCGGCATCGTCGTGCTCAAACGTCTCGCCGACGCCCGCCGCGACGGCGACCCCGTCCTCGCCGTCATCCACGGCACCGCGATGAACCAGAACGGACGCGGGGAGGCGCTGACCGCGCCCAACGCCCACGCCCAGGAGGCGGTGGTCCGCGACGCCCTGCGGGACGCCGGCGTCGACCCCGACCAGGTCGACCTGATCGAGGCGCACGGCGTCGGCACCCCCCTCGCCGACGTGGTCGAGGCGACCGCCCTGAACCGGGTCTTCGGCCCCGGCCGACCGGCCGACCGGCCCTGCGTGCTGGGCTCGGTCAAGACCAACATCGGCCACCTGGAACTGGCCGCCGGCGTCGCCAGCCTGATCAAGGTGGTGCTCTCCCTCCAACACGGCGCCATCCCGCCGCACCTGCACCTGGACACCGTCAACCCGGCGACCGGGCTGGCCGACGCGCCGTTCCTGCTCCCCGCCACGCCGCTGCCCTGGCCGCGGGCGGAACGCCCCCGCCTCGCCGGAGTCAACTCGTTCGGCCTCGGCGGCGTCAACGTGCACCTGGTCGTCGCCGAACCCCCGACCGGCGAACCCGCCCCGGCGGCCCCGCCCGCCGCCCCGGCGCTGCTGCCGCTGTCGGCCCGCAACGCCGCCGCCCTGCGGGACCTGGCCGAGCGGTACGTCACCCTGCTCACCGCCCCGGACGCGCCCGACCTGCGCGCCGTCTGCGCCACCGCCGCGTCCGGACGTACCCACTTCGCGTACCGTCTGGCGGTCGTCGCCGCCGACGCGCCGACCGCAGCCGCCCGCCTCACCGACTGGCTCGCCGACGTCCCCCACCCCGACGTCCGCCACGGCGTCGCCGATCGCGGCGCCCACGACCCCGGCGAGGGCGATCCCGACGCGCGCCACGGGGTCGCCGAGGCGTCGCCCGGCGGGGACGACCCGCATGCCCACGCCGACCGGTACGTGGCCGGCGACGACCCGTGGACACCGGCCGACGCCGGTCGGCAGCCCCGGGTCGTCCTGCCGACCTATCCGTTCCAGCGGAAGCGGTACTGGATCGCGGACCGTCCGGCCGACCGCGCCGCACGGACCCCCGAAGCGCCCGAACTGGTCCGGCGGATCGCCGAGGCCCCGCCGGCCCGACGCCGGGACCGGCTCGCCGACGCGATCGGCAGCCTGGTCGCCGAGACCCTCGGCGTCGAGGACGGCAGGGCCGTCGACCCCGGGCAGGGCTTCTTCGCCCTCGGCATGACCTCGCTGATGGCCGTCGAGCTGCAGAACCGGCTGCAACGGGCGCTCGGTGACACGTACCGGCTGCCGCCGACCCTGGTTTTCCAGCATCCGTCCGTCGCGGCCCTCACCGACCACCTCGCCGGCGAGGTCTTCCGGCTCGACACCCCCCGCGAGCCGGCCCCGCGCCCACCGGCCCTCACCGCCGACGCGCTGGCCGCGCTCTCCGAGGAGGAGGCGCTGACCCTGTTGCGTCGACACCTCACCAGCGGCGTGGCCACCGAGCTGTCCCCGGTCAAGCAGGCGCTGCTGGCGGTCGCCGGAGAGACCAGCACCGCCCGTCCCGCCCCCGACGAGCCGATCGCGGTGGTCGGGTTGGGGTGTCGGTTGCCGGGTGGGGTGGAGTCTGTTGCGGGTTTCTGGGAGGTGTTGTCGGGGGGTGTGGAGTCGGTTGGTGTGGTGCCGGGGGATCGGTGGGATGTGGAGGGGTTTTTTGATGCTGATCCGGAGGTGGTGGGTCGGTCGTATACGCGGGCTGGTCATTTTGTGTCGGGGGTGGATGGTTTTGATGCGGGGTTTTTTGGGGTGTCGCCTCGTGAGGCGGTGAGTTTGGATCCGCAGCAGCGGTTGTTGTTGGAGGTGGCGTGGGAGGCGTTGGAGGATGCTGGTGTGGTGCCGGAGCGGTTGCGGGGCACCCGCACCGGCGTCTTCGTCGGCCTGATCAGCAACGAGTACATGCAACTGCAACTCAAACTCGCCGACCCCACCATCATCGACACCTACTACGGGACGGGAAACATCGGCAGCGCCGTCGCCGGGCGGCTGTCGTACCTGCTCGGACTGCACGGGCCCAGCCTGATGGTGGACACGGCGTGTTCGTCGTCGTTGGTGGCGGTGCATCTGGCGGTGCGGAGTCTGCGCTCCGGTGAGTCCGACCTGGCGCTCGCCGCCGGCGTCAACCTCATGATCATTCCTGAGTCGCACATCTTCCTGTCCCGGGCCCGAGCCCTGTCGCCGGATGGTCGTTGTAAGACGTTCGACGCGTCGGCTGATGGTTACGGGCGGGGTGAGGGTTGTGGGGTGGTGGTGTTGAAGCGGTTGTCGGATGCGCGTCGTGATGGTGATCGGGTTCTCGCCGTGGTGCGGGGCACGGCGGTGAATCATGATGGTCCGAGTTCTGGTCTGACGGTGCCGAATGGTGTGGCGCAGCAGGCGTTGGTGCGGGCGGCGTTGGCGGATGCGGGTGTCGAGCCGGCTGATGTGGATTATGTGGAGGCGCACGGGACCGGCACCCCGCTCGGCGACCCGATCGAGGTCGCGGCGCTCGGCACGGTGCTCGGCGAACGCCGCCCGGCCGACCGGCCACTACTGCTCGGCTCGGTGAAGGCCAACATCGGGCACCTGGAGGCTGCCGCCGGGGTGACCGGCCTGATCAAGACCGTGCTCGCCCTGCGCCACGAGCAGGTCCCGCCGCAGGTCAACTTCACGAACGTCAACCCACGCATCTCGCTCACCGAGATTCCCGCCCGGATTCCCGTCACGCCGACCGACTGGCCGCGCGGTGAGCGGCCCCGGATCGCGGGAGTGAGCTCGTTCGGGATGAGTGGGACGAATGCGCATGTGGTGGTTGGTGAGGCGCCGGAGGCTGTTGAGGTGGGGGTGTCGGAGCGTTCGGTTCATGTGTTGCCGTTGTCGGCGCGGGATGAGGTGGCGTTGCGGGTGTTGGCGCAGCGGTATGTGGATTTGTTGGATAGGCCGGGTGGGCCTGCTTGGGGTGTGGTGTGTGCGGGTGCGGCGGTGACGCGTTCGCGTTTTGGGTGTCGGTTGGCGGTGGTGGCGTCTGATGTGGTGGAGGGGGTGTCGCGTTTGCGGGGGTGGTTGGCGGGTGAGGCGGATCCTCGTTTCGTGGTGTCGGGTGTGGTGGTGCCGGGTTCGGGGGTGCGGGTGGGGTGGTTGTTTACGGGTCAGGGTGCGCAGTATGTGGGTATGGCGCGTGGGTTGTATGAGTCGGTGTCGGTGTTTCGGGTGGAGTTGGATCGGTGTGCGGCGGTGTTGGATGTGGAGTTGGGTCGGTCGTTGTTGGAGGTGTTGTTTTCGTCGGGTGATGATGCGTCGGTTTTGGATGGGACGGGTTTTACGCAGCCGGTGTTGTTTGCGGTGGAGTGGGCTTTGGCGGCGGTGTGGCGGTCGTGGGGTGTGGTGCCGGATGTGGTGGGGGGTCATAGTGTGGGTGAGTTGGTGGCGGCGTGTGTGGCGGGTGTGTTGTCGGTGGAGGATGGGTTGCGTTTGGTGGTGGCGCGGGCTGGTTTGATGCAGGGGTTGCCGTCGGGTGGGGGGATGGTGGCGGTGGCTTTGTCGGAGGATGCGGTGTTGCCGTTGTTGGTGGGTTCGGGTGTGGTGGTGGCGGCGGTGAATAGTCCGGTGGAGACGGTGGTGGCGGGTTCGGTTGAGGCGTTGGATGTGTTGCGGGGGCGGTTGGCGGTGGATGGGGTGAAGTCGTCGGTGTTGCGGGTGTCGCATGCGTTTCATTCGCCGTTGATGGAGCCGATGGTGTCGGCGTTTCGGGATGTTGCTGGTTCGGTGGAGTTTCGGCGGCCGGAGCGGACGGTGGTGTCGGGTGTGACTGGTGCGGTGGCTGATGGGTCGATGGGGTCGGCGGATTATTGGGTGGGGCATGTGTTGGCGCCGGTGCGGTTTGCTGATGGTGTGCGGGCGTTGGTGGGTGAGGGTTGTTCGGTGGTGCAGGAGATTGGTCCGCATCCGGTGTTGTTGGCGTCGGCGCGGCTGTGTGTGGATGACGATGGTGGGGTGTTGTGGTTGCCGTCGTTGCGGCGTGGTCGTGATGACTGGCGGCAGATGATGACGGCGGTGGCGAATCTTTTTGTGCGGGGTGTGGAGTTGGATTGGGTGGCGGTGACGGCGGGGGTTCCGTCCCGGGTGGTGGATCTGCCGACGTACCCGTTCCAACGCCAACGCTACTGGGTCGACACGTCCCGACTGGCGCCGCCGCGGAGCACGGACGACGGCGACTGGCTCTACGAGCCGACCTGGCAGCCCAGGGAAGAAGACCCGTCCACCATCGACGGTGGTTCTGACCCCGGCCAGTGGCTGATCCTCGCCGACAGCAGCGGCGTCGGCGCGTCGGTGGCCGCCGCGCTCCGCGCCGACGGTGACCGTTGCCACCTGGTCCAGGCCGGCGACCGGTACGCGGCTCTCGGCGGGGACGCCTGGCAGGTCGACCCCGGTCGACCGGAGCACTTCCGACGGCTCCTGGACGACACCGGAGCCAGCACCGGCGTCGTCCACCTGTGGAGCCTCGACCACGACCCGGCAGCAGCCCGGGACGACCTGACCGCCGCGCACGTGCGGAGCTGCGCCAGCCTGTTGCACCTGGTGCAGGCCGTGGCGCCGCAGGAAGCGCTGTCGACCCTCCGGATCTGGGTGGTCACCGCAGGCGCCCAGCCGGTCAGCGGGGCCGCCGCGCCGGCCGCGCCCTACCAGACGCCGGTCTGGGGGCTGGGGGCCGTCGTCGGGCTCGAACACCCCCACCTGTGGGGCGGGCTGATCGACCTGGATCCGGACGCGGACAGCCCGGCCGACGCCCTCGTCACCAGCCTCCGCTCCGCCGACGGGGAGGACCAGGTCGCCTGGCGGGGCGGACGACGCCACGTCGCGCGGGTCGTCCGGGCCACGTCCACGCCTCCCGCCGACCCTCCGGAGATCAGCGCCGACGGCACCCACCTGGTCACCGGCGGGTTGGGCGCGCTCGGCCTGCTGACGGCCCGGTGGCTGGTCGACCGGGGCGCGCGACACGTCGTCCTGGTCGGGCGGCGCGGCCCGACGGACGCGACCGGGGAGATCATCCGTGACCTCACCGGTCAGGGCGCGCACGTCCACGTGCTCCAGGGCGACGTGAGCCGGGCGGACGACGTACGGCGGATCCTCACCGAGATCGACACCACGATGCCGCCCCTGCGGGGTGTCTTCCACGCGGCCGGCGTCCTCGACGACGGGGTCCTGCACCAGCAGAGCTGGGAGCGGTTCGAGCGGGTGTTCGCCCCGAAGGTGTCCGGCGCGTGGCACCTGCACCGGCTCACCCGTGACCTGCCGCTGGACCACTTCGTGCTGTTCTCCTCGATCGCGTCCCTGCTCGGCGCGCCCGGTCAGGGCAACTACGCGGCGGCCAACGCGTTCCTGGACGGCCTGGCCCACCACCGGCGTGCCCTCGGGCTGCCGGCGCTGAGCGTGAACTGGGGCGCCTGGGGTGACTCCGGCATGGCCGCCGCGCTCACCGACCGGGACCAGCAACGGTGGACCGACCGGGGCGTCGGCGTCATCCCGCCCGACCGGGGCCTCCGGCTGCTCGGACGGGTCATGGCCGGCCACACGCCGCAGGTGGGCGTGGCGCCGGTCGACTGGTCCCGGTACGCCGAGCGGTATCCGCTCGGCGCGGCCCGACCCCTGCTGACCGACCTGCTGCCACCGCGTCCCACCGGCGCGCCGGCCACCGCGGCGACCACCAGCGGGTTCCGACTGCGTGAGCGGTACGAGACGATGCCGGACGCGGACCGGCGGGTCGCGCTGGCCGGATACGTGACCGGTGAGCTGGCGGCGATCCTGATGCTCGACGAGGAGTCCCTCGACCCGCGGAAGGGACTGTTCGACCTCGGCATGGACTCGCTGATGGCGCTGGAGTTCACGAACCGCGTCCAGGCCGCTTTCGACCACGAGCTGCCCACCACGCTGCTGTTCAACTACCCGACGGTCGAGGCGGTCGTCGCGCACCTCGACTCGCTGCTGTTCGAGCAGCGGCGACCCGAACCGGACAGCCCGGCCGCCCCGGACCCCGGGGACGATCTCGCGGCGCTGCTCGACAACCTCGAACAACTGTCGGACGACGAGATCGACCGGCTGCTCGCGAACGGATCTACCCCGGAAGGGCAGGCATAG